The following proteins come from a genomic window of Crassostrea angulata isolate pt1a10 chromosome 1, ASM2561291v2, whole genome shotgun sequence:
- the LOC128170771 gene encoding natterin-3-like, whose protein sequence is MAEWVSTTGNTIPDNAIRAGYDINKKALFIARAVVSGEMTPGKCGTHLEGAHIPFAGKEHIIQNYEVLVYPINALGFLDWQQASNGDVPGNAIDTASGIYVGRVLYSGSLIPCKIHTGFKVAYMGFAGKEHQSKEYEALYKVI, encoded by the coding sequence ATGGCAGAGTGGGTATCAACGACTGGAAATACAATCCCAGATAATGCGATACGTGCTGGGTACGATATTAACAAAAAGGCTTTGTTTATTGCCCGGGCTGTAGTCTCGGGCGAAATGACCCCCGGAAAATGCGGAACCCACCTCGAAGGGGCACACATTCCTTTCGCTGGCAAAGAGCATATTATCCAGAATTACGAGGTTCTAGTCTACCCGATCAACGCCTTGGGGTTCTTAGACTGGCAACAGGCATCCAATGGTGACGTGCCGGGTAACGCCATCGACACAGCCAGCGGCATCTACGTAGGACGGGTTCTTTACTCCGGAAGTCTGATTCCTTGCAAGATCCATACCGGCTTCAAGGTTGCCTACATGGGTTTCGCCGGTAAAGAACACCAATCAAAGGAATACGAAGCTCTGTATAAAGTCATTTAG
- the LOC128170759 gene encoding natterin-3-like, which translates to MAEWVSTTGNTIPDNAIRAGYDINKKALFIARAVVSGEMTPGKCGTHLEGAHIPFAGKEHIIQNYEVLVYPINALGFLDWQQASNGDVPGNAIDTASGIYIGRVLYSGSLIPCKIHTGFKVAYMGFAGKEHQSKEYEALYKVI; encoded by the coding sequence ATGGCAGAGTGGGTATCAACGACTGGAAATACAATCCCAGATAATGCGATACGTGCTGGGTACGATATTAACAAAAAGGCTTTGTTTATTGCCCGGGCTGTAGTCTCGGGCGAAATGACCCCCGGAAAATGCGGAACCCACCTCGAAGGGGCACACATTCCTTTCGCTGGCAAAGAGCATATTATCCAGAATTACGAGGTTCTAGTCTACCCGATCAACGCCTTGGGGTTCTTAGACTGGCAACAGGCATCCAATGGTGACGTGCCGGGTAACGCCATCGACACAGCCAGCGGCATCTACATAGGACGGGTTCTTTACTCCGGAAGTCTGATTCCTTGCAAGATCCATACCGGCTTCAAGGTTGCCTACATGGGTTTCGCCGGTAAAGAACACCAATCAAAGGAATACGAAGCTCTGTATAAAGTCATTTAG